One window of Nitrospirota bacterium genomic DNA carries:
- a CDS encoding cold-shock protein has translation MLTGKVKWFNEAKGYGFIQQENGPDVFVHYTAIQGDGFKTLAEGQRVEFEVIEGEKGPQASNVVKL, from the coding sequence ATGCTTACTGGTAAGGTAAAGTGGTTTAACGAAGCAAAGGGTTATGGCTTCATACAGCAAGAGAATGGCCCGGATGTCTTTGTCCATTATACTGCTATTCAAGGCGATGGTTTTAAAACCTTAGCCGAAGGACAGCGTGTAGAGTTTGAGGTAATCGAAGGTGAAAAAGGACCTCAAGCATCCAATGTAGTCAAACTCTAG
- the secA gene encoding preprotein translocase subunit SecA, producing MIGTILKKVIGSKNDRELKRIQPIVEKINSLESAMVSLTDADLRSKTDEFKRRIEQGETIEELLPEAFAVVREVARRTLNMRHFDVQLIGGVVLHEGKIAEMKTGEGKTLVATLPVYLNALTGQGVHIVTVNDYLAKRDAAWMGKIYNFIGLSVGVIVHELSDEERKISYNCDITYGTNNEFGFDYLRDNMKFDLNDYVQREMNYAIVDEVDSILIDEARTPLIISGPTEESTDKYYRIDKIIPRLRRDGDYTIEEKTRTVALTEEGNIKVEQLLGVGNLYDPSNMELVHHVLQALRAHTLFKHDVDYVVKDGQVIIVDEFTGRLMPGRRWSDGLHQAIEAKEGVKIANENQTLATITFQNYFRLYKKLAGMTGTADTEAAEFNKIYNLDVVVIPTNMPMIRTDNSDVIYKTEKEKFDAVVNEIIDCDKRGQPALVGTISIEKSERLSNMLKKRGIRHSVLNAKYHEKEAEIIAQAGRSGTVTIATNMAGRGVDIILGGNPEGIAKEFIKDKNNYTEEDRMGTIKKAEKLCLEDKDRVIKAGGLHIIGTERHEARRIDNQLRGRSGRQGDPGSSRFYLSLEDDLLRVFGAERVASIMDRLGMEEGVPIEHRMVTKAIENAQKRVEAHNFDIRKHLLEYDDVMNKQRMEVYAYRKDVLAGEKLKEKIFDMVDDLLDEILSIYCPEDVHPEEWDIQGLKDALSRQFSLERTVIKTDGEERLTLELLRERLLNTITEIYENKEKEIGESVMRHLEKMVMLQIIDSQWKDHLLAMDHLKEGIGLRGYGQRDPLVEYKKEGFEAFVEMGERIKSEVVSRIFRVQVSREQPLAETFTFRRPQIQLSRGDGSERPQTVVKGKKIGRNDPCPCGSGRKYKKCCGA from the coding sequence ATGATAGGAACAATCCTCAAAAAGGTTATCGGAAGTAAGAACGACAGAGAACTTAAAAGAATCCAGCCTATTGTAGAAAAGATAAATTCACTTGAGTCCGCAATGGTTTCTCTCACCGATGCTGACTTAAGGTCTAAGACCGATGAATTCAAACGAAGGATAGAACAGGGTGAAACCATTGAGGAATTGCTACCAGAGGCATTTGCGGTTGTTCGTGAGGTTGCGAGAAGAACGCTTAATATGAGGCATTTTGATGTCCAGCTCATCGGTGGAGTTGTTCTTCATGAAGGAAAGATAGCAGAGATGAAGACAGGAGAAGGAAAGACACTTGTGGCAACACTACCTGTATATCTTAATGCCCTCACAGGTCAAGGTGTGCATATTGTTACGGTAAACGACTACCTTGCAAAGAGAGATGCTGCATGGATGGGGAAGATATATAACTTCATTGGTCTCTCTGTGGGTGTGATTGTGCACGAATTATCAGACGAAGAGAGGAAGATTTCTTATAACTGCGATATAACTTATGGAACGAATAATGAGTTTGGCTTTGATTACCTCAGGGATAATATGAAATTTGATCTCAATGATTATGTTCAAAGGGAGATGAACTATGCGATAGTTGACGAGGTTGATAGTATTTTGATAGATGAGGCAAGAACACCTCTTATTATCTCAGGTCCAACAGAAGAATCCACTGATAAGTATTACAGGATAGATAAGATAATACCAAGATTGAGGAGGGATGGTGACTATACTATCGAGGAGAAGACCCGCACAGTAGCACTCACAGAGGAAGGTAATATCAAGGTAGAACAATTACTCGGTGTAGGAAATCTCTATGATCCATCAAACATGGAACTTGTTCACCATGTCCTTCAGGCGCTGAGGGCGCATACACTCTTTAAGCATGATGTGGATTATGTTGTGAAGGATGGTCAGGTTATAATCGTTGATGAGTTCACAGGAAGGTTGATGCCTGGAAGACGCTGGAGTGATGGGCTGCATCAGGCAATAGAAGCAAAGGAAGGCGTTAAGATTGCAAACGAAAACCAGACCCTTGCAACTATAACATTCCAGAATTATTTTCGGCTTTATAAAAAACTTGCAGGCATGACAGGCACTGCAGATACCGAGGCGGCAGAATTTAATAAGATATATAACCTCGATGTCGTTGTCATTCCAACAAATATGCCGATGATCAGGACAGACAATTCAGATGTTATCTATAAAACAGAAAAGGAGAAATTCGATGCGGTTGTGAATGAGATAATAGATTGTGACAAGAGAGGGCAGCCTGCACTTGTAGGCACCATATCCATAGAGAAATCGGAACGGCTGAGTAATATGCTAAAAAAGAGGGGAATAAGACACTCTGTTCTTAATGCAAAGTATCACGAAAAAGAGGCTGAGATTATTGCACAGGCGGGGAGAAGTGGCACAGTTACCATCGCTACTAACATGGCTGGTAGAGGAGTAGACATCATACTCGGTGGAAACCCAGAAGGCATAGCAAAGGAGTTTATAAAAGATAAAAATAATTACACAGAAGAAGACCGTATGGGGACAATAAAAAAGGCAGAAAAATTATGCCTTGAAGATAAAGATAGGGTAATAAAGGCAGGAGGGTTACATATCATTGGCACTGAAAGGCATGAGGCAAGAAGAATAGATAACCAGCTTCGAGGAAGATCAGGCAGACAGGGTGATCCTGGCTCTTCGAGATTTTATCTTTCATTAGAGGATGATCTTCTCAGGGTATTTGGAGCTGAAAGGGTTGCATCGATCATGGACAGACTCGGTATGGAAGAAGGAGTTCCGATCGAGCACAGGATGGTCACAAAGGCTATAGAAAATGCACAGAAGCGGGTTGAGGCTCATAACTTTGACATAAGGAAGCACCTCCTTGAGTATGACGATGTAATGAATAAGCAGAGGATGGAGGTATATGCTTACAGAAAGGATGTGCTTGCAGGAGAGAAACTTAAAGAAAAAATCTTTGATATGGTGGATGACCTCCTCGATGAAATACTGTCAATCTACTGCCCGGAAGATGTTCATCCTGAAGAATGGGATATACAGGGTCTCAAAGACGCACTTTCAAGACAGTTCTCCCTTGAAAGGACTGTTATTAAAACTGATGGGGAAGAGCGTCTCACTCTTGAACTTTTAAGAGAGCGTCTTTTAAATACTATCACAGAAATATATGAAAATAAGGAAAAGGAGATCGGTGAATCAGTAATGAGGCATTTAGAAAAGATGGTTATGCTTCAGATAATCGATTCCCAGTGGAAGGATCATCTCCTTGCAATGGATCACCTAAAAGAAGGGATAGGGTTAAGGGGATACGGACAGAGAGACCCTCTGGTAGAATACAAGAAAGAAGGATTTGAGGCATTTGTTGAAATGGGTGAGAGGATAAAATCTGAGGTGGTCAGCCGTATTTTCAGAGTGCAGGTAAGTAGAGAGCAACCACTCGCTGAGACTTTTACTTTCAGAAGACCACAGATTCAACTAAGCAGAGGTGATGGCAGCGAAAGACCCCAGACAGTTGTAAAAGGTAAAAAGATCGGACGCAATGACCCCTGTCCTTGTGGCAGTGGCAGGAAATACAAGAAATGTTGTGGGGCATAG
- a CDS encoding M23 family metallopeptidase — MKKRNNTKKYFTIMILSDSTSKVRRYTFSRSFLKFLAVASTAGIMISLYLFFNYIEMREKIWELHSLKEEVKTQRLQLLTLTSGLTDFKKQLVRLKDLDAKLRRFLPSSTHSYTERGLGGSPEITYNLQGKKQTEVLDQIHEELVKLKNDARKQETGLQSIISFFEDKQYRRLFTPSIWPIRGHITSGFGYRNSPFNGNKEFHAGVDISIRTGMPVVATADGIVSFTGVNGGLGRVVEIEHGYGLKTVYGHNSHIVVEVGKKVKRGEVIAYSGSSGNTTGPHLHYEVKINNTPVNPLRYM; from the coding sequence TTGAAAAAAAGAAATAATACTAAAAAGTATTTCACTATAATGATACTTTCTGATTCTACATCAAAGGTTCGTAGATATACCTTCTCAAGGTCTTTCTTAAAATTTCTTGCTGTTGCTTCCACAGCAGGTATTATGATTTCCCTTTACCTCTTTTTTAACTATATTGAAATGAGAGAAAAGATATGGGAGCTGCATTCCCTGAAAGAAGAGGTTAAGACACAGCGTCTCCAACTTCTGACACTAACATCTGGCTTAACAGATTTTAAGAAACAGTTGGTACGCCTTAAGGACCTTGATGCAAAACTCCGTAGATTTCTTCCTTCGTCTACTCATTCCTATACAGAACGAGGATTGGGAGGCTCTCCAGAGATAACCTATAATCTTCAAGGCAAGAAACAAACAGAGGTTCTCGATCAGATACATGAGGAACTTGTAAAGTTAAAAAACGATGCAAGGAAACAAGAAACAGGATTGCAGAGTATTATTTCTTTCTTTGAAGACAAACAGTATAGAAGGCTCTTCACACCTTCTATCTGGCCTATCAGGGGACATATTACATCTGGTTTTGGCTACAGAAATTCACCATTCAACGGGAATAAGGAATTCCATGCTGGAGTTGATATATCAATCAGGACAGGTATGCCGGTAGTCGCTACTGCTGATGGCATTGTCTCTTTTACAGGGGTCAACGGGGGTCTCGGGAGAGTTGTCGAGATTGAGCATGGATATGGGTTAAAGACAGTTTATGGTCATAATAGCCACATAGTGGTAGAGGTTGGTAAGAAGGTAAAGAGGGGAGAGGTTATTGCGTACTCTGGCTCTTCGGGAAATACTACTGGTCCCCACCTGCATTACGAGGTAAAGATTAATAATACACCTGTAAACCCATTAAGGTATATGTGA